The nucleotide sequence GGCTGATGGTGTCAATTGCAAATTTAAAATCTGTATATGCTACATAAATCTCCAATTGTGTACTAGATTAATGGTGGTACCTTGGGAAATTAGGTCAAAATAAGTGGACAAATTATGAATCATACATGATAACGATAATaaacaagacatttatttttgatattcatttgggggaagggagaaaagtcAGTTTGCTCTACCCAGTGATGGTCTTTCTGAAGGAGTCTCCATTCATTCTGTAAAATTGAATAGGTTGTTTAACCTCAGGGGATTTTATGCTGTTAATTCATAAAGAGAACTTCCTTTGATGAGAGTGGTTATAGGGTGAGCCTTTGTGAGCAGCTTCGCTGGTGCACAGCCAGACTCCCTCTCTGAGTGAAGCTTTTCCCACACTGGCCACACAGATAGGGTGTCTCTCCTGTGTGGATTTTGCCATGCAGGATACAATTCCCTCTGGTGTGGAAACTCTTCCTGCATTGTGCGCAGGCATAGGGTTTCAGGCCTGTGTGGACTCTGATATGAACAATTAAGCTTCCTTTCTGactgaaggcttttccacactGATCACATCTATAGGGCTTCTCACCACTATGAACTCTTCTGTGAACAGCGAGGTTACTTTGATTCCTGAAGCTTCTCTGACAAATAGCACACTCATAGGGTTTCTGTCCAGTGTGGAGTCTTTCGTGAACGGCCAGACTACCTCGTTGACTAAAGCTTTTCCCACACTCCTTGCACTGATAAGGCTTCTCTCCTGTGTGTATTCGTTGATGTGTAACAAGATTGCCTTTGGCCCTAAAGCTTTTTCCACAGTGGGTACACTCAAAGGGCTTCTGACCAGTGTGGATTCTCTCATGTAACGTTAGACTACCCTTTTGCCTGAAGGATTTTCCACATTCCTGGCACTCATAGACCCTCTGTCTCACTCCAGGTGAATCTTCCTGTAGTGTCTTAGAATCTGGGGATTTTTGTTCCAGCTTCTCTCTTCTGAAAGAATTCTGGAAATCCCAGCTTGAGGATCCTGTGGCCTCAGAGTGATCATATTTGTGGTGggcttctgtcatcacatctgGTAAAATGAGAGGGAAGTCATGTAAGAGGCACCAATATGCTGAGTGAGAagaacagggaaaaaagaaacaatgcttTGAGTGCTTATAATGTGCCAGATATTATACTATAAACTTTGCATAGATAATTTAATCCTGAAAACAATCTATTGCTACAGTTAAGAAAGTGAAAGTATAGGGAGGTTGTCAAAGATTGTGCAGCTAGGTAAGCATAGACTTGGGATTCAGGCATGCTCCATAGCAGTGTACTGCCTCtaaatttagtttaatttagCCTCCCAAATAGTATTGTGTATAGACatggttgtttccattttaaagataagaaaacaggctcagaaaaattaagaaaactatatACGATCAAATTAGTGCCATACCCAAGTTCTGACACCAAAACAGGTGTGGATCCAGGTTGTGTAGGGCCTAAAGCTTTAAAATTTTGGATGGATTTCATTAAGAAACAGTATAAAAGTAGGGACAAGGCCTTGAAGAGACCAGTGTAAGGGAAAGATCCTGAACCTTGTTTCATTAGTTTCGTGAGAAATCCACTTCTGCTCTAGTCTGCTCTCCTAACAGTGGAGTAAGCTCCATGATATCAGAATATATGTAGCAGAATCCTTGGTACTTTACATCTATTAATTCTAATCCCTGCACCCTGCAAGGTAGAGCttattgtcccattttacagatgaagaggctGGAGCACaagaaagttaaataacttgtctgaTAACACAGATCAAGTCAGGGCTATCACAGAATCTGATCCAAggaatttttccctttaaaatccaTGCTATTTCAATCTGCTAAGCTATGGTGGAACTGAAGTCTATTTTGGTTTGGAAGTTATTCTCAACACTTCCTATGCAGATATTGACAGTACTCTCCAGTATTGCCCTGCATATGAGGCTTCTACTGCACTTTAAATATGGGTCCATTCATCACTAATAATAGTTTTCTTGGAGTCATCCTAGGGAGATTTCAACTTGTTATTCAATGATTGTGCTGAGATTTAAAACTGCTCATTCATTCTCTCAGAGACTACCTCCATATCAAGACTGCTGTGCTCTGTTTCTACTATTTCTAACTCCAGTTTGTAGGCTTTCCCTGTAATCCCTAGAAACGGTGAGCTCCACCAAAGGAACATCTTCTGTGCATCCTCAGCCTGTTGACTAGTGCTGAGAACAGGGACACTGATTATTATGAGTTGAGGGCATCCCAGCAATCAACTGACTCACTGAAAAATGCTACATTCTGGGCATATCTTCCATGACAGTCCAGCAGAGTAGCTGTTGGAAATCCAAACATGTCCACTCCTGCTGTATGACCTTAATCACCACCTCTTCATATGATTCTTCCATGGGCTGTTCTTGAGTACCTGgggagggaaaaacaaacaaaaacaaaacagaacaacaaaaacaaacaggaaaggaCAGGAGAATTGATAAGTGAGGAGAATAAAGTCAACAGGAGCTCCAGTTTGGGGTATGAGTGAATGGAGGAAATCTTGATTGCCTGATGTAATGTCAGTCACCTACAATGTAACTGCAAAATGAGCCAAAAGGTACCATGACCACTTATAAATGAGTCCAGGAGGAAGCAGGAGGTGGGAAAGCAGAGAAGACATAAAGCAAACAAGTATCTCTTCTTGCCAGTGCCAAGATAATGGTCCATCCTATTTGTACCTTAGCTTAGCCTTAGCATGTGACTGGAATTGTCCACTTCCTTCCCCTGCCTAACAGCCTGCTATTCTATCCTCCAAGCCTccaaaggaattcagaatataaaaaaaatttcagcCATCATGATTGATTCTATGATTGAAATGGCTCCAGCTCTCCTCTCCAGTCCCCTCTAGGTTATTAGGACAGAACAAGAGATTTCATATTTCCTTTTGGCACTTCTTAGGAGGCTCCAGATGCTTCAAGGTATGAGAATACCAGTTCTGAGGAACTATAAATACTTGCCAATTCTTGGAGGAAAAAAGACCTACTTCAGACTCCAAAACCAAGCCCAAGGCACACCGATtagggtaagtaacttgcccctaTTCCCAGAGCCAGTAAGGAGTCAAGGTGAGGCAAAGGCTCAAATCCAAGACTTTTTGGATCCAAAGCCTATGTCCAGACAATTCTCTACTTTCTCGTCACTAAAAAGCTGGTGAGAattcttataaaatgaaatagaatggaACAGAGCTTGACCAGACCTTACTATTCTTCCAGATCCTAGGAATCCTCGTGTTCCATATTATCCTTTTGTATTTTGGGGGGGGGATATTCTTATTTCAGGACCCTAATTACTGAATACTTACACTTTATTTATGCAGTGGTCCAATGTATAATCTTTGTTTCCCTCTACTACGTCCCATGAAAATGCTGGCCTCCTGATTTAATGAAATAGCAGTGTGATACTACAATTCTTTGTTAACCCAAACACCTGGTCTTCTTGACAACTGCCCTTTCTGCTGCATGTTTTGATGACTGGAGAGGCATTTAAACTCTTTATTTGGAGGACTCAGCTCCAATTTGCAGTACAAGACACAGAGCGATGCCTTATCAGAGTGTCAGGACACTACAACACCGTTCACTTGGAAGTGGAAGGTGTTACTGCTCAACCACACATCCATCAAGAGTCAGTGGAAAGTATATAGGTACCTGCTACCTGAGGTTGGACTCTGTCTCTGGTTAGTCCAGCAAATAGTTTGGTCAGAACGTGTGGGCAGCACTTACAGCTGTGCCTCTCCACATGTTGTGAGATATTCAACAAGAAACAGCTCAGCTGCGTCTCAGGAACCTCCTTGATTAATAAAGGGAAGTTGTCGTATTTTTCTCCCTAGATTCCACAAATCTGAGGAATCAATTTCCGGAAGATTTTGGATAAAGTCACTTTATAGTAGAAAATATTGCTTTTCCTATCAGAAAGGCCATTATATCCTGTGGAAAGAGCTCAGAATTAGGCCATGAGAGACTTGGATTACCCTTCTCTCCCCTTAAATGACACTGGGCAAGTAACCAAACAGCCCTGACCCTATTTCCTCACTTACTAAATAGTCTGATAACACTGTATTATCAAGTAGCTCTTGGGAGAATAAAAGAACCAAATGTGAAGGGCCTCTGACATGACCTACAGGTTTAAGGCCTAAAGTTGAGAGTCCACAGCAGAGGACTAGGATTGTTGCTTTCTTGAGGGATAGTTTAAGGATTAGGAGATTCTGGGGAGGGGTGATTATTTTCTCTGCACACCTGAATCCACTTTGTCCTTTCCTATTCTCCACCCAACGAAGTTTGTCCTTTCTCCCTTTCACCCACCTCAGAGAGACTGCACTTTCTCCTGTGCGTCTTCTGAAACCCTCCCCGCGGGCCCCGGGGCACACCTGCCTGTGGTCTCCCCCTCCCGCGTCTCGGGGTGCAGGGCCTTGGTCCACACCCGGCCGTGCTGTCCGGCGGAGGGACCCCTGCTCCTACCGACAGACTCTCCCTTCCCGCCTCaggtctgcccccacccccaaacccccgGGCCGGCCCTGCGCGCTGGGCCTCAGCACCCCTTTCTCTGGTCCAGCTGGACCTTTTCCTGCGGGCCGCAGACCTCTCCCCACGCAGCTGGCTGCCCTGGGGAGTCCAAGCTGGCCAGGCCTACTCAAGGCCGCAGGGGGCTCAGGGACCGCGGCCTGCAGGCGGGGCCCAGCCTCGCTCGGGCGTACGGACCCGGCCGGCGGCCTCACTCACCGCAGCGGCGCGCGCCCGCAGACAGACAAAGGCCGACAACAAGCCCTCAGCAGCGCCGGCGCGAGCGGCCCGGACTACAACTCCCAGGAGGCTCCGCGCGAGCCTGAGCGGGGGCGGGCCGCACCTCGGCGGCCCCGGCTTCCCCGAGTACTGTGGGAAACGTAGTTCGGCGATGCGACCGGCCGCTCGGGCTCTGCGGGTCTTGGTGCGCGCTGGGCGCTCAGGTCCCTCCTGTTTGGCCCCGAGCCAGAGATGCCGACTTGTTCGCGGATGTAGAGCGGGGGCCGAGAGCACCAAACGGCCACTCAGATTTGCCAGGCGTGGGATGGCAGGTTGGTGAAGCCGTCCGCTGAGCCAGGACAGGGGGAATCCAGGGTTCTGAAGCGAAGTGTTGGGAAGAAATGAGTTGATAAAGCCTCGGGTGTTTAGGGGTTTTGCGTTGAGCCGCTGCATGAGCAGAGACTAAATCTGTAATTAGAGTTCTGAGACAAGGAGCAAATATTTCAAGTGAAGTCTGTGGGGAAAGAGGACTTGGAATATCACAGGAAAATTTCGAGAGCCTGGAGAGGAGAGCTATGCCCTACCGATCCCATCAGTAAGAATTTGCACTCTAAATGGGTAAGAGATCAGGTTTGGAATTGTCCTGAATTTGCTTTTTGGCTCCATCACAACAGTCTGGAGCCAACAAGCAAATTGACTAGCTACAGGATTCTGGACAGGCTTCTTACCTGGTGGAGAGCCCAGGATAGGCACAGGTGACAGCTACAGGGGCCAGGTGAAGGCTTCTTGAAAGGGCCAGGGTCCAGGCCAGGCCACCCCGCTATCCTATTGCTTCAGAGCAAAGGCAGGTATGTGAGTGAACCCAGAAAAAAATCGTTCTGTATGTACTCCATGAATTATGGagagaaaacagtattttctaGGGtaataaattagatttttttcttaactgactGTGTGTCTGAAGCATTGAGAAATTGTAAGCCCTGAAAATCGCTCAGTTCAGGGGGCAAGAGCTGTTTTTCCTGGGGCTTCTCTGAAGAGCCACAAGTCAAATCCCTGGCCCTGTTGTATGATACTGGGAGGGGACAAAGGTTGATTTTGAACATCCATGAGTTAAAGGCTGTCTAAATGCCTCAAGCCACcttcaaatgcatttttatagGATCCTGGCCTCTGAGAGGGAATTGGTCAGGGAAGACTGGCATTAAAGTTCCTGGGGGCTTTAGGCTTTTTgggcttccttcctcccacttggAATCacctttgttttccttcatcCTGGAGCTCTCCTCAGTGTACTTCTCTCCAGGCTCCCGGCTCCAGAGCTCCCACTCAGAGACTAGTCTATCCTATTGAATGAGGAGTTTCACAAGGAATGTTTCCGCTTGCTATGTCCTTGTCCTCTACACCAAAGCCAcctgttaaacaaaacaaaacaaaacatttaatttcACACAGTGTACAAAGTGTAAGTTATAAGTTGATTCCTAAGTGtctgttattactattactaaCAACACATCGGTACTTAAGTTTGTTGAACCTTTATGTCCTGAGCCCATTTTAAAtgtcaggtactgtgctgggTTTTGGGGACACAAATG is from Globicephala melas chromosome 16, mGloMel1.2, whole genome shotgun sequence and encodes:
- the ZNF32 gene encoding zinc finger protein 32 isoform X1, encoding MFGFPTATLLDCHGRYAQNVAFFTYWCLLHDFPLILPDVMTEAHHKYDHSEATGSSSWDFQNSFRREKLEQKSPDSKTLQEDSPGVRQRVYECQECGKSFRQKGSLTLHERIHTGQKPFECTHCGKSFRAKGNLVTHQRIHTGEKPYQCKECGKSFSQRGSLAVHERLHTGQKPYECAICQRSFRNQSNLAVHRRVHSGEKPYRCDQCGKAFSQKGSLIVHIRVHTGLKPYACAQCRKSFHTRGNCILHGKIHTGETPYLCGQCGKSFTQRGSLAVHQRSCSQRLTL
- the ZNF32 gene encoding zinc finger protein 32 isoform X2, whose product is MFGFPTATLLDCHGRYAQNVAFFNVMTEAHHKYDHSEATGSSSWDFQNSFRREKLEQKSPDSKTLQEDSPGVRQRVYECQECGKSFRQKGSLTLHERIHTGQKPFECTHCGKSFRAKGNLVTHQRIHTGEKPYQCKECGKSFSQRGSLAVHERLHTGQKPYECAICQRSFRNQSNLAVHRRVHSGEKPYRCDQCGKAFSQKGSLIVHIRVHTGLKPYACAQCRKSFHTRGNCILHGKIHTGETPYLCGQCGKSFTQRGSLAVHQRSCSQRLTL